Below is a genomic region from Armatimonadota bacterium.
GGATTGGGTAGTGGGCGTGAGGCGCCCCGCGCGGAAGCATGGGGCTGGGGGCCTCGGGCCAGGCGTCCTTTCGGACGCGTCGAGCCGTCAGTCGCTAGTGGAACAGGCAATCCTGCCTGTTCGCCGTCACCGTCAACCAAACGAAGCGAGGCCAACATACATGCGCTATGCGACCGCGATCTGGAACTACGCCGAAGCCCACATTCCCCTGGTGGACCTGGTCCGTGACTTCGCCGATTACGGTTATGACACCATTTCCTTCCTGCCCTGGCAGCTCATGAACTGCGAACCCTCCCAGGTGCAGAATGTCATCAAGCTCATGGATGAGCGCGGACTTGCCGCCACGGTCCACGGCAACTTCGACACCCCGCTGGACGATGCCCGGCGGATCATCGACCTCCTGGGCGACCGCCTGCTTGCCATGACCTTCGACGCCGCCATGCGCCCGTCATCGCTGGGCATGGTATTTGATTCCACCCGAATGGCGGGGCATGTGCAGGCCCTGCTGGATATGACGCCCAATGCCAGCTTCCGGCTTGCGGTGGAGGACTACCCGCTGGATGCCCTCGCGCTGGGCTTCTACCGGGAGCATCTGGGCGAGCTGATACAAAGCGAGCGCTACGGGATGCTTGTTGACGTGGGCCACATGAACATGCGGCTTCGGGCAGGCGGGTATTTCGAGGGGCAGTCGGTGATGGATTACTTCCGGCGCCTGCCGCTGCCGGTGGTGGAAGTCCACTTGCATGACAACAACGGCCCGAAGGATGAGCACGGGCATTTCGGGCTGGGGAACATCGATTTCGGGCAGGTGGCCCAAGCGCTCAAGGCCATTGGATTT
It encodes:
- a CDS encoding sugar phosphate isomerase/epimerase — protein: MRYATAIWNYAEAHIPLVDLVRDFADYGYDTISFLPWQLMNCEPSQVQNVIKLMDERGLAATVHGNFDTPLDDARRIIDLLGDRLLAMTFDAAMRPSSLGMVFDSTRMAGHVQALLDMTPNASFRLAVEDYPLDALALGFYREHLGELIQSERYGMLVDVGHMNMRLRAGGYFEGQSVMDYFRRLPLPVVEVHLHDNNGPKDEHGHFGLGNIDFGQVAQALKAIGFRGISTIEIAPTFHGSNPAESRPRSRDSLETWKWLWEG